From Methylobacterium radiodurans, a single genomic window includes:
- a CDS encoding FdhF/YdeP family oxidoreductase — MDHPVASPKRSSAAGGWGALKSCGKHLLGSRAPLSGARAMLKANQPDGFDCPGCAWGDPEHGSSFEFCENGVKAVSWEATDKRTPPAFFARHTVAELRGWTDYALEGEGRLTHPMRYDAASDRYLPVSWDEAFAEIGQELNALANPDQAEFYTSGRASNEAAYVYQLFARLYGTNNFPDCSNMCHEASGIALTQAIGVGKGTVTLEDFERADAIFVVGQNPGTNHPRMLGDLRRAAERGARVVVLNPVRERGLERFADPQNTVEMLRGASRPIASHYLQPRLGGDMAAFRGMAKAIFAADDAALAAGRPSLLDRAFLAKHTAGLEAWRAAVDATSWEAILDQSGLSRADIEAMAEVYLGADKVIATWAMGVTQHRHSVATIREIANVLFLRGHIGRPGAGLCPVRGHSNVQGDRTVGINEKPPAALLDALEREFHFEAPRRHGHNVLAAIGAMLDGSAKAFIGLGGNFARATPDSALVVKALTSCRLTVHIATKLNHSHLVPGAVAYILPCLGRTEIDRNSRGKTQIVTVEDSMSMVHGSGGINKPASPQLRSEVAIISGIAAATVGSDRVDWAALADDHDRIRELIERTIPGFAGYNTRVRRPRGFMLRNLAAERVFETPAGKATFSDDALPEATEHQRAAGTGDTFVLQTFRSHDQYNTTVYGLDDRYRGVYGERRVVFAHPEDLAEIRARLGDRVDIRGTHQDGVERVAEDFRLVPFDMPRGALAGYYPELNVLVPLSTFGAQSDTPTSKSVLVTLHACTDARTHA; from the coding sequence ATGGACCATCCGGTCGCGTCTCCCAAGCGCTCCTCCGCGGCCGGCGGCTGGGGCGCCCTGAAGTCCTGCGGCAAGCACCTCCTCGGCAGCCGCGCGCCGCTGTCGGGCGCCCGCGCCATGCTCAAGGCCAACCAGCCGGACGGGTTCGACTGCCCGGGCTGCGCCTGGGGCGACCCGGAGCACGGATCCTCCTTCGAATTCTGCGAGAACGGCGTGAAGGCGGTCTCCTGGGAGGCGACCGACAAGCGCACGCCGCCGGCCTTCTTCGCCCGCCACACCGTCGCAGAACTCCGCGGCTGGACCGACTATGCGCTGGAGGGCGAGGGCCGCCTCACCCATCCGATGCGCTACGATGCTGCCAGCGACCGCTACCTGCCGGTCTCCTGGGACGAGGCCTTCGCGGAGATCGGACAGGAGCTCAACGCGCTCGCCAATCCGGACCAGGCCGAGTTCTACACCTCGGGCCGGGCCTCCAACGAGGCAGCCTACGTCTACCAGCTCTTCGCCCGGCTCTACGGCACCAACAACTTCCCCGACTGCTCGAACATGTGCCACGAGGCGAGCGGCATCGCGCTCACCCAGGCCATCGGCGTCGGCAAGGGCACGGTGACGCTGGAGGATTTCGAGCGCGCCGACGCGATCTTCGTGGTGGGGCAGAACCCTGGCACCAACCATCCGCGCATGCTGGGCGACCTGCGCCGGGCCGCCGAGCGCGGCGCCCGCGTGGTGGTGCTCAATCCCGTGCGCGAGCGCGGCCTGGAGCGCTTCGCCGACCCGCAGAACACCGTCGAGATGCTGCGGGGCGCGAGCCGCCCGATCGCCAGCCACTACCTGCAACCGCGGCTCGGCGGCGACATGGCGGCCTTCCGCGGCATGGCGAAGGCGATCTTCGCGGCCGACGACGCGGCGCTCGCCGCGGGCCGCCCCTCGCTCCTCGACCGGGCGTTCCTGGCCAAGCACACCGCCGGGCTCGAAGCGTGGCGCGCGGCCGTCGACGCGACGAGCTGGGAGGCCATCCTCGACCAGTCCGGCCTCTCGCGCGCGGACATCGAGGCGATGGCCGAGGTCTATCTCGGCGCCGACAAGGTCATCGCCACCTGGGCGATGGGCGTGACGCAGCACCGCCACTCGGTCGCGACGATCCGCGAGATCGCCAACGTTCTGTTCCTGCGAGGCCATATCGGGCGGCCGGGCGCCGGCCTCTGCCCGGTGCGCGGCCACTCGAACGTGCAGGGCGACCGCACGGTCGGCATCAACGAGAAGCCGCCGGCCGCCCTCCTCGACGCGCTGGAGCGCGAGTTCCACTTCGAGGCCCCGCGCCGGCACGGCCACAACGTGCTGGCAGCGATCGGCGCGATGCTCGACGGCTCGGCCAAGGCCTTCATCGGGTTAGGGGGCAACTTCGCCCGCGCGACGCCGGACTCCGCCCTCGTCGTGAAGGCGCTGACCTCCTGCCGGCTGACCGTGCACATCGCGACGAAGCTCAACCACTCGCACCTCGTGCCGGGCGCGGTCGCCTACATCCTGCCCTGCCTCGGCCGCACCGAGATCGACCGCAACAGCCGCGGCAAGACCCAGATCGTGACCGTCGAGGATTCGATGAGCATGGTCCACGGCTCGGGCGGCATCAACAAGCCGGCCTCGCCGCAGCTGCGCTCGGAGGTGGCGATCATCAGTGGGATCGCCGCCGCGACCGTGGGCTCGGACCGGGTCGACTGGGCCGCGCTCGCCGACGACCACGACCGGATCCGCGAGCTGATCGAGCGCACGATCCCGGGCTTTGCGGGCTACAACACCCGGGTCCGCCGGCCGCGCGGATTCATGCTGCGCAATCTCGCGGCGGAGCGCGTCTTCGAGACCCCGGCCGGAAAGGCCACCTTCTCGGACGACGCCCTGCCCGAGGCCACCGAGCACCAGCGGGCGGCCGGCACGGGGGACACCTTCGTGCTGCAGACGTTCCGCAGCCACGACCAGTACAACACGACCGTCTACGGCTTGGACGACCGTTACCGCGGCGTCTACGGCGAGCGGCGCGTGGTGTTCGCACATCCGGAGGATCTCGCCGAGATCCGCGCCCGGCTGGGCGACCGGGTCGACATCCGGGGCACGCACCAGGACGGCGTCGAGCGGGTGGCGGAGGATTTCCGCCTTGTGCCCTTCGACATGCCGCGCGGCGCGCTCGCCGGCTACTACCCGGAGCTGAACGTGCTGGTGCCGCTCTCGACCTTCGGGGCGCAGAGCGACACGCCGACCTCGAAGTCGGTCCTCGTCACCCTCCACGCATGCACAGACGCACGGACACACGCATGA
- a CDS encoding ABC transporter ATP-binding protein produces MSTDAPGTPPVPALFFARVERRYPQAEGALEILRGADLAIWPGELVALVAPSGAGKSTLLHLAGLLERPDGGEVYVGGQPTAAMSDSERTRFRREEMGFVYQFHHLLPEFSALENVVMPQLIRGLKRAEAKARAAELLGFLGLKDRLPHRPAELSGGEQQRVAIARAVANGPRLLLADEPTGNLDPQTADHVFGILLALVRASGLAALIATHNMDLAARMDRRVTIRDGLIHQLD; encoded by the coding sequence ATGAGCACCGACGCCCCCGGCACCCCGCCGGTGCCGGCCCTATTCTTCGCCCGCGTGGAGCGGCGCTACCCTCAGGCCGAGGGTGCGCTGGAGATCCTGCGAGGCGCCGATCTCGCCATCTGGCCGGGTGAGCTTGTCGCGCTCGTGGCGCCGTCTGGCGCCGGCAAATCGACGCTCCTGCACCTCGCGGGGCTGCTGGAGCGCCCGGATGGCGGCGAGGTCTATGTCGGCGGCCAACCGACTGCCGCGATGAGCGATTCCGAGCGCACCCGGTTCCGGCGCGAGGAGATGGGCTTCGTCTACCAGTTCCACCATCTCCTGCCGGAGTTCTCGGCGCTGGAGAACGTGGTGATGCCCCAGCTCATCCGGGGCCTGAAGCGGGCCGAGGCGAAGGCGCGCGCCGCCGAGCTTCTTGGCTTCCTCGGTCTGAAGGACCGGCTGCCGCATCGCCCGGCGGAGCTCTCCGGCGGCGAGCAGCAGCGCGTCGCCATCGCACGCGCGGTCGCCAACGGCCCGCGCCTGTTGCTGGCCGACGAGCCCACCGGCAATCTAGACCCGCAGACCGCCGACCACGTCTTCGGCATCCTGCTCGCCCTGGTGCGCGCCTCGGGGCTCGCGGCGCTCATCGCCACCCACAACATGGATCTGGCCGCCCGCATGGACCGCCGGGTGACGATCCGGGACGGGCTGATCCACCAGCTGGATTGA
- a CDS encoding glycosyltransferase has translation MEFFLVAVGTHGDVLPFIALGAEMARRGHGVALAAPAPFEALARRAGLPFQPLGTAADYEALIRAPDLWHPRRGVRPLFDYVSSLTETTLLWLGASWSRERGGVVIASPLALGARLAQDLYDLPMATLQVMPFLIESRIAPPRLPGLPLPRFLSGRVRHWLGMGADAYAIGPVALPPLNALRARLGLGPVHRLRHWWNSPTRMLLMFPDWFTPPQRDWPAQAVQIGFPLVDQFGDAAEIAPELAAFLDAGEPPIVFTYGSAMRHGGRFFATAVELCRTMGRRGVLLAPQAGQVPQNLPPNLIHLPYAPFGALLPRCAALVHHGGIGTVAQALAAGIPQLVVPVAFDHFDEGRRLTELGLGAMLSRRAFRPAPAARLLDQLIRDPAVQRACAAVRERMRADPDHIARACDTAEEMLVVPGLRAAS, from the coding sequence ATGGAATTCTTCCTGGTGGCCGTCGGTACGCACGGGGACGTGCTGCCTTTTATTGCGCTCGGCGCCGAGATGGCGCGGCGCGGCCACGGCGTCGCGCTGGCGGCGCCCGCACCGTTCGAGGCGCTGGCCCGGCGCGCCGGCCTGCCGTTCCAGCCGCTCGGGACGGCGGCCGACTACGAGGCGCTGATCCGCGCGCCCGACCTCTGGCACCCGCGCCGGGGGGTGCGGCCGCTGTTCGACTACGTCTCCTCGCTCACCGAGACCACGCTGCTCTGGCTCGGGGCGAGCTGGTCGCGCGAGCGCGGCGGGGTGGTGATCGCCTCGCCGCTGGCGCTCGGCGCCCGGCTCGCGCAGGACCTCTACGACCTGCCGATGGCGACGCTGCAGGTGATGCCGTTCCTGATCGAGAGCCGGATCGCCCCGCCGCGCCTCCCCGGCCTGCCGCTTCCGCGCTTCCTCTCGGGCCGGGTCCGGCACTGGCTCGGCATGGGCGCGGACGCCTACGCGATCGGTCCGGTGGCGCTGCCGCCGCTGAACGCCCTGCGGGCCCGGCTCGGCCTCGGGCCGGTGCACCGGCTCCGGCACTGGTGGAACAGCCCGACCCGGATGCTGCTGATGTTCCCTGATTGGTTCACGCCGCCGCAACGGGACTGGCCTGCCCAGGCGGTCCAGATCGGCTTCCCGCTGGTCGACCAGTTCGGCGACGCGGCCGAGATCGCGCCGGAGCTGGCAGCCTTCCTCGACGCGGGCGAGCCGCCCATCGTCTTCACCTACGGCTCGGCCATGCGGCACGGGGGGCGCTTCTTCGCGACGGCGGTGGAGCTGTGCCGGACGATGGGGCGGCGCGGCGTGCTGCTGGCGCCCCAGGCCGGGCAGGTGCCCCAGAATTTGCCGCCGAACCTTATTCACCTGCCCTACGCGCCCTTCGGGGCGCTGCTGCCGCGCTGCGCGGCGCTCGTGCATCATGGCGGCATCGGCACCGTGGCGCAGGCGCTCGCCGCCGGCATCCCGCAACTCGTGGTGCCGGTGGCCTTCGATCATTTCGACGAGGGGCGCCGGCTCACCGAACTCGGTCTCGGCGCGATGCTGAGCCGGCGCGCCTTTCGCCCCGCCCCGGCCGCGCGCCTGCTTGACCAGCTCATCCGCGACCCGGCAGTCCAGCGCGCCTGCGCGGCCGTGCGCGAGCGGATGCGCGCGGACCCGGATCACATTGCGCGGGCCTGCGACACGGCGGAAGAGATGCTGGTGGTGCCGGGCCTGCGCGCGGCGTCGTAG
- a CDS encoding lipoprotein-releasing ABC transporter permease subunit → MAGSATQTGGRTARLAALLGRAGSTAPFSAFEWIIAGRYLRARRRGGGVSVVAFFSVLGIALGVATLIIVLSVMNGFRSELMSKIIGINGHVFATPIDRTFTDYEDLSERLAKVAGVRAAIPLVEGQAFASSPYGGSGVLVRGVRGADLDGMAAISKSLRGGTLEGFDDGTGVIIGRRLADALGLQPGDNITLSTPKGSTTPFGTAPRTKSYAVKAVFEIGMTEFDSTFVFMPLTESQAFFNKEGDVSMIEIYIDHPDEVGAMREPLELAAERPILLTDWRQRNRTFFGALEVERNVMFLILSLIVVVATLNIVSGLILLVRDKSSDIAILRTMGATPGTVMRVFLINGALIGLVGTLSGLVLGVVITLNIKPIQRVLFPGAWDPTVRFLAEIPAEMNSGEITVVVITAFLLSLAATLYPSWRAARLDPVQALRYG, encoded by the coding sequence ATGGCCGGCAGCGCGACGCAAACGGGCGGGCGGACCGCGCGGCTCGCCGCCCTCCTGGGGCGCGCCGGCTCGACCGCCCCCTTCTCGGCCTTCGAGTGGATCATCGCGGGCCGGTATCTCCGGGCCCGTCGCCGCGGCGGCGGCGTCTCGGTGGTGGCCTTCTTCTCGGTGCTCGGCATCGCGCTGGGCGTCGCCACCCTGATCATCGTGCTCTCGGTGATGAACGGCTTCCGCTCCGAGTTGATGTCGAAGATCATCGGCATCAACGGGCACGTCTTCGCGACACCCATCGACCGCACCTTCACCGATTACGAGGACCTGTCCGAGCGGCTCGCGAAGGTTGCGGGCGTTCGTGCCGCGATCCCGCTCGTCGAGGGGCAGGCCTTTGCCTCCTCGCCCTACGGCGGCAGCGGCGTGCTGGTGCGGGGCGTGCGCGGCGCGGATCTCGACGGCATGGCGGCGATCTCGAAATCGCTGCGCGGTGGCACGCTCGAAGGGTTCGACGACGGCACCGGCGTGATCATCGGCCGGCGGCTCGCGGACGCGCTCGGCCTGCAACCTGGCGATAATATCACCCTCTCCACCCCGAAGGGCTCGACCACGCCCTTCGGCACGGCGCCGCGCACCAAGAGCTACGCCGTCAAGGCGGTGTTCGAGATCGGCATGACCGAGTTCGACTCGACCTTCGTGTTCATGCCGCTCACCGAGTCCCAGGCCTTCTTCAACAAGGAGGGCGACGTCTCGATGATCGAGATCTACATCGATCATCCGGACGAGGTCGGCGCCATGCGCGAGCCGCTGGAACTTGCCGCCGAGCGCCCGATCCTGCTCACCGACTGGCGCCAGCGCAACCGCACCTTCTTCGGCGCGCTCGAAGTCGAGCGCAACGTGATGTTCCTGATCCTCAGCCTGATCGTGGTGGTGGCGACGCTCAACATCGTCTCCGGCCTGATCCTGCTGGTGCGCGACAAGTCGAGCGACATCGCGATCCTGCGCACCATGGGGGCGACGCCCGGCACGGTGATGCGGGTCTTCCTGATCAACGGCGCGCTGATCGGGCTCGTCGGCACCCTCTCGGGGCTGGTGCTCGGTGTCGTCATCACGCTCAACATCAAGCCGATCCAGCGCGTCCTCTTCCCTGGCGCCTGGGATCCGACCGTGCGCTTCCTGGCCGAGATCCCGGCCGAGATGAACTCGGGCGAGATCACGGTCGTGGTCATCACGGCCTTTCTGCTGTCGCTCGCCGCGACGCTGTACCCCTCCTGGCGCGCGGCCCGGCTCGATCCGGTGCAGGCGCTGCGCTACGGCTGA